The following are encoded together in the Osmia lignaria lignaria isolate PbOS001 chromosome 13, iyOsmLign1, whole genome shotgun sequence genome:
- the ATP6AP2 gene encoding ATPase H(+)-transporting accessory protein 2 isoform X1, with amino-acid sequence MLKLFLCCIAVFVAVKASGDFVVLHSPNSVLFNGNEEVEQSLLKEVLAAALGFTVKLRGIWSGISITDPFSLPEAVVAVVIEGVDSLDIPKGKRFPLYVNEVEETTWQALRERLEERDNDNTLVRISLGDGLDALGQSALGELKPTPIDESSLRALNLRKEEDKKFLEEVQLLHAIAKKAPSAIKPDSKSDIYWLVISGLRPIFDAYGSNSTTSREALLLLNNALNVIHDAFIQAYEGQVLIVAFTNDASKVHHIRSVTQERQKREASEPANKTNSIESPSEVKHVYNDTKFNNSNILPKQDDHPADSTDIENEEDLNTNITSTSELYSDVDSSTTVNDFDNDSDVGKNNTDLNNTTNTVNSNTQIIGQVPQTL; translated from the exons atgttaaaattgttTTTGTGTTGCATAGCTGTATTTGTTGCAG TTAAAGCAAGTGGAGATTTTGTAGTTCTACATAGTCCAAACAGTGTCCTATTTAATGGGAATGAAGAAGTGGAACAAAGCTTGCTTAAAGAAGTATTAGCTGCTGCATTAGGATTTACTGTTAAActg AGAGGAATATGGAGTGGCATTTCTATTACCGATCCATTTAGCCTTCCTGAAGCTGTAGTTGCAGTAGTAATAGAAGGAGTAGATTCTTTAGATATACCAAAGGGTAAAAGATTTCCTCTATATGTTAATGAAGTTGAAGAAACAACATGGCAAGCTCTTAGAGAACGTCTTGAAGAAAGAGACAATGATAACACTTTAGTAAGAATTTCATTAGGAGATGGTTTAGATGCT CTAGGACAGTCTGCTCTTGGAGAATTAAAACCAACTCCTATCGATGAATCATCTTTGAGAGCTTTAAATTTAAGGAAGGAAGAGGACAAGAAATTCCTTGAAGAAGTACAGTTACTCCATGCAATTGCTAAAAAAGCACCTTCTGCAATTAAACCAGATTCCAAATCTGATATCTATTGGCTTGTCATATCTGGTTTACGCCCGATTTTTGACGCTTACGGCAGTAATTCAACTACTTCTAGGGaagctttattattattaaataatgctTTGAATGTTATCCACGATGCATTTATCCAAGCTTATGAGGGCCAG GTATTAATTGTGGCCTTTACAAACGATGCAAGTAAGGTACACCACATTCGTTCTGTAACTCAAGAAAGGCAAAAACGGGAGGCTTCAGAACCG GCTAATAAAACTAACAGTATAGAATCTCCTTCGGAAGTTAAACATGTTTACAACGATACAAAATtcaataatagtaatattctACCTAAG CAAGATGATCATCCAGCTGATAGCACAGATATAGAAAATGAAGAGGatttaaatacaaatattacTAGTACTAGTGAACTATACAGTGATGTGGACAGTTCGACTACAGTTAATGATTTTGATAATGATAGTGACGTCGGTAAAAATAATACGGATTTGAATAACACGACGAATACAGTAAATTCTAACACACAAATTATAGGACAGGTACCACAAACACTTTAA
- the ATP6AP2 gene encoding ATPase H(+)-transporting accessory protein 2 isoform X3 encodes MLKLFLCCIAVFVAVKASGDFVVLHSPNSVLFNGNEEVEQSLLKEVLAAALGFTVKLRGIWSGISITDPFSLPEAVVAVVIEGVDSLDIPKGKRFPLYVNEVEETTWQALRERLEERDNDNTLVRISLGDGLDALGQSALGELKPTPIDESSLRALNLRKEEDKKFLEEVQLLHAIAKKAPSAIKPDSKSDIYWLVISGLRPIFDAYGSNSTTSREALLLLNNALNVIHDAFIQAYEGQVLIVAFTNDASKVHHIRSVTQERQKREASEPQDDHPADSTDIENEEDLNTNITSTSELYSDVDSSTTVNDFDNDSDVGKNNTDLNNTTNTVNSNTQIIGQGVTRLAKVYSGDYPVIFNILLWFGVVFVFSLLAICIAIAQMDPGRDSIIYRMTSNRMKKDN; translated from the exons atgttaaaattgttTTTGTGTTGCATAGCTGTATTTGTTGCAG TTAAAGCAAGTGGAGATTTTGTAGTTCTACATAGTCCAAACAGTGTCCTATTTAATGGGAATGAAGAAGTGGAACAAAGCTTGCTTAAAGAAGTATTAGCTGCTGCATTAGGATTTACTGTTAAActg AGAGGAATATGGAGTGGCATTTCTATTACCGATCCATTTAGCCTTCCTGAAGCTGTAGTTGCAGTAGTAATAGAAGGAGTAGATTCTTTAGATATACCAAAGGGTAAAAGATTTCCTCTATATGTTAATGAAGTTGAAGAAACAACATGGCAAGCTCTTAGAGAACGTCTTGAAGAAAGAGACAATGATAACACTTTAGTAAGAATTTCATTAGGAGATGGTTTAGATGCT CTAGGACAGTCTGCTCTTGGAGAATTAAAACCAACTCCTATCGATGAATCATCTTTGAGAGCTTTAAATTTAAGGAAGGAAGAGGACAAGAAATTCCTTGAAGAAGTACAGTTACTCCATGCAATTGCTAAAAAAGCACCTTCTGCAATTAAACCAGATTCCAAATCTGATATCTATTGGCTTGTCATATCTGGTTTACGCCCGATTTTTGACGCTTACGGCAGTAATTCAACTACTTCTAGGGaagctttattattattaaataatgctTTGAATGTTATCCACGATGCATTTATCCAAGCTTATGAGGGCCAG GTATTAATTGTGGCCTTTACAAACGATGCAAGTAAGGTACACCACATTCGTTCTGTAACTCAAGAAAGGCAAAAACGGGAGGCTTCAGAACCG CAAGATGATCATCCAGCTGATAGCACAGATATAGAAAATGAAGAGGatttaaatacaaatattacTAGTACTAGTGAACTATACAGTGATGTGGACAGTTCGACTACAGTTAATGATTTTGATAATGATAGTGACGTCGGTAAAAATAATACGGATTTGAATAACACGACGAATACAGTAAATTCTAACACACAAATTATAGGACAG GGCGTCACTCGTCTTGCAAAAGTTTATTCAGGGGATTATCCTGTCATCTTTAACATTCTTTTATGGTTTGGAGTTGTCTTTGTTTTCTCGCTGCTTGCTATTTGCA TTGCCATTGCTCAGATGGATCCCGGACGTGATTCTATAATATATAGGATGACTTCCAATCGCATGAAGAAAgacaattaa
- the ATP6AP2 gene encoding ATPase H(+)-transporting accessory protein 2 isoform X2 has translation MLKLFLCCIAVFVAVKASGDFVVLHSPNSVLFNGNEEVEQSLLKEVLAAALGFTVKLRGIWSGISITDPFSLPEAVVAVVIEGVDSLDIPKGKRFPLYVNEVEETTWQALRERLEERDNDNTLVRISLGDGLDALGQSALGELKPTPIDESSLRALNLRKEEDKKFLEEVQLLHAIAKKAPSAIKPDSKSDIYWLVISGLRPIFDAYGSNSTTSREALLLLNNALNVIHDAFIQAYEGQVLIVAFTNDASKVHHIRSVTQERQKREASEPGVTRLAKVYSGDYPVIFNILLWFGVVFVFSLLAICIAIAQMDPGRDSIIYRMTSNRMKKDN, from the exons atgttaaaattgttTTTGTGTTGCATAGCTGTATTTGTTGCAG TTAAAGCAAGTGGAGATTTTGTAGTTCTACATAGTCCAAACAGTGTCCTATTTAATGGGAATGAAGAAGTGGAACAAAGCTTGCTTAAAGAAGTATTAGCTGCTGCATTAGGATTTACTGTTAAActg AGAGGAATATGGAGTGGCATTTCTATTACCGATCCATTTAGCCTTCCTGAAGCTGTAGTTGCAGTAGTAATAGAAGGAGTAGATTCTTTAGATATACCAAAGGGTAAAAGATTTCCTCTATATGTTAATGAAGTTGAAGAAACAACATGGCAAGCTCTTAGAGAACGTCTTGAAGAAAGAGACAATGATAACACTTTAGTAAGAATTTCATTAGGAGATGGTTTAGATGCT CTAGGACAGTCTGCTCTTGGAGAATTAAAACCAACTCCTATCGATGAATCATCTTTGAGAGCTTTAAATTTAAGGAAGGAAGAGGACAAGAAATTCCTTGAAGAAGTACAGTTACTCCATGCAATTGCTAAAAAAGCACCTTCTGCAATTAAACCAGATTCCAAATCTGATATCTATTGGCTTGTCATATCTGGTTTACGCCCGATTTTTGACGCTTACGGCAGTAATTCAACTACTTCTAGGGaagctttattattattaaataatgctTTGAATGTTATCCACGATGCATTTATCCAAGCTTATGAGGGCCAG GTATTAATTGTGGCCTTTACAAACGATGCAAGTAAGGTACACCACATTCGTTCTGTAACTCAAGAAAGGCAAAAACGGGAGGCTTCAGAACCG GGCGTCACTCGTCTTGCAAAAGTTTATTCAGGGGATTATCCTGTCATCTTTAACATTCTTTTATGGTTTGGAGTTGTCTTTGTTTTCTCGCTGCTTGCTATTTGCA TTGCCATTGCTCAGATGGATCCCGGACGTGATTCTATAATATATAGGATGACTTCCAATCGCATGAAGAAAgacaattaa